One genomic window of Solanum stenotomum isolate F172 chromosome 9, ASM1918654v1, whole genome shotgun sequence includes the following:
- the LOC125877532 gene encoding uncharacterized protein LOC125877532 produces MSSNKYSISFFCNKYGKINNFRRVKEGAIRPHTNAIKPHLTEENKKARLRFCLSMIDQSTLHSNPMFIDMFNYIHIDEKWFYLSKKSERYYLLPEEEESNPYRSCKSKTFITKVMFMAAVAHPRFDVNGVELFSEKIGIFPFVVKEPAKRNSKNRTAGTIETKSILSVTKDITRACLIEKVLPAIRSKWPASTSSAPIFIQQDNARPHIGVNDLEFMEAAQRDGFDIKLCFQPPNSPNLNVLDLGFFRAIQSLQYQNAPSNVDELVEVVEKSFNEMKIERLNHVFLTLQCCMNEVMKDSGGNNYKVPHMNKERLERENDLPLQVRCDVDVVNQALTLLQQ; encoded by the coding sequence ATGTCGTCGAACAAATATTCcatctctttcttttgtaataAATATGGCAAAATCAACAATTTTCGACGTGTGAAAGAAGGTGCAATTAGGCCACACACCAACGCCATCAAACCACATTTAACCgaagaaaacaaaaaggcaAGACTTCGATTTTGCCTCTCAATGATTGATCAGAGTACACTTCACTCAAATCCCATGTTTATAGACATGTTTAATTATATCCATATCGATGAAAAATGGTTTTACTTATCGAAAAAATCTGAAAGGTATTACCTTCTTCCCGAAGAAGAAGAGTCTAATCCGTATCGTTCTTGCAAAAGTAAAACTTTTATCACAAAAGTTATGTTTATGGCAGCGGTTGCACATCCTAGATTTGACGTTAATGGAGTTGAGTTATTTTCGGAAAAAATAGGAATTTTTCCGTTTGTAGTTAAGGAACCAGCCAAACGGAATAGCAAAAATCGAACAGCAGGAACTATcgaaacaaaatcaattttatcgGTGACTAAAGATATCACAAGAGCTTGTTTGATAGAGAAAGTTCTTCCAGCCATTCGATCAAAATGGCCAGCTTCAACGTCAAGTGCACCCATTTTCATCCAACAAGATAATGCAAGACCACATATTGGTGTTAATGATTTGGAATTCATGGAAGCCGCTCAACGAGATGGATTTGATATTAAGTTATGCTTTCAACCCCCTAATAGTCCTAATCTTAACGTTTTGGACCTTGGATTTTTTAGAGCAATTCAATCTCTTCAATATCAAAATGCTCCTTCAAATGTTGATGAATTAGTGGAGGTTGTTGAAAAATCATTCAATGAAATGAAAATAGAACGACTCAATCATGTATTTTTGACTTTGCAATGTTGTATGAATGAGGTGATGAAAGATAGTGGTGGCAATAACTACAAAGTGCCTCATATGAACAAAGAAAGACTCGAAAGAGAAAATGATCTCCCACTTCAAGTTCGTTGTGATGTTGATGTTGTTAATCAAGCTTTAACTCTACTTCAACAGTGA